In Salmo salar chromosome ssa14, Ssal_v3.1, whole genome shotgun sequence, the sequence AAGGGAGGATGGCTAATTTGAGCATGCAGGGACTGCGCACGCGTATTAAGGAGTCCCTTATTCTGAGATCACTTTGGAAGGTGTAGGATcctcttaacactttttttgtacagTGGTGCCacaaattcagcacacacacacacacacacacacacacacactcaggcacacacacagcgaTAACTGGTATGTGTCTTTGAGAAATGCCAGATAccttttgagtgtgtgtgtacgaATATGTGTGTGAATTTGTAGTGCTTCCTCTCTCACTTGATCCACCAATAAATGTGTTACTCAGTGCAAATTAGTATCAttgactagacataacatagtaaacataaatctgggacactcaaattagcatAATATGTTATGTtaggtatggttacataagatagaaggttacttaaggcaaaaacgataggagggtggttggtcggaGGGGTGAGCGTATAACGGAAATATCTAGCAAAGCAAAGTTTGCgcgttcgaatctcatcacggacaactttagctttttagctactttgcaattacttagcattttagctagcccttcccctaacccttaaccttttAACTAACCCTAGCCCTTAGCACtaactttagccagctagctaacactagcgtAAGCCACCTAGCCACTTAGCTaaagttagccacaacaaattgtaatTCCTAACATACCATACGTTTAGAAAATTAGTAACATATTGTACCTTTCGTAAatctgtaacatattgtacgaattgcaattcataaTATATCATAGGGAATAGATGATGGACAGCCACAAATGAATACTTAACAAATACAGACAAAATCAtttgaaatgctctgagaccatgtTTCTGAGTTTGAAGTCTTTGGGTCTCTTTTGTtttagcctggtctcatagactagacgtaacatagtaaaagtacactcaaattacactgaacaaaaatataaatgcaacatgtaaagttttggtctcatgtttcattcTCACTGttgtgagaatttctcctttgccaagatagtcatccacctgacaggcgtgttatatcaagaagttgattaaacagcatgatcattcaaCAGGTTCACCTGGTGCTGGGGTCAATAAAAGCCATTCTGTaatctgcagttttgtcacacaacaatgccaagatttgagggagcgtgcagtaggcatgctgactgcaggaatgtacaccagagctgttgccagataaatgaatgttcatttctctaccataagctgcctccaacattgttttagagaatttggcagtatatccaaccggcctcacaaccgcagacaacgTGCaaacacgccagcccaggacctccacatctgtcattcttcagctgcgggatcaTTACTActagaccagccacctggacagctgatgaaactctgggtttgcataaccgaagaatttctgcacaagctgtcagaaaccatctcaggcaagcttatctgcatgctcgtctgcgcaaatgctcaccttcgatggctactggcatgctggagaagtgtgctcttcacggatgaatcccggtttcaactgtaatgggcagatggcagacagcgtgtatggcatcgtgtgggcaagtggtttgctgatgtcagcgttgtgagcattattattattgttcattcagtatggatgTCATAATAATTTGGGATGATTTTCATTGAAAGTTCTATCTCTATCAGGACAGTAGAGGCCCTGCCAGAGAAACGACAGCAGGGTCAACAGTTAAAGAATAATTCCCAGTAAATTAAAATAATTAATCACACACTGACAAGGTGGTTCCTATGTGACTGTGACCACAAGCTTGATTTACTTACATGCCAGTCCATAAAGTCAACCACGAGGTCAATATTATTTATACTACTGCCTGCCAGGCTTGGAAATCCATGCacttcacacgcacacacacacacacacacacgttatgttcTTCTTTCCTCGTGGGGACTTAAAATTAATTTCCATTCAaattcctattttccctaaccctttgcataaccctaactttaacctgtAACACTAACCCACACCCTAAATCTAAATcctaaacctaacactaacctCTTACTCGaaccctacccttaaccctaattgtaactctaaccctaacccctaagcttaaaatagcctttgtcctcatggggatgtgggaaatgttgttttactgtccttgtggggaatttaggtccccacaaggatagaagaaccaacccACCAGATTACTCCACTTCGAGTCACACAGTACTGAAAGAGATGGCTAGGTGGCTATTGCAGTTGCCAAGGTTTTTGTTTATTGAAAAATATCTCAAAGTAGACATACCGGTTTCCAGAGCTCAGGTGATTGCACATTGGGGCCGTCAATACTGCACTATGTGCATTTCATAGTGTTACTGTGTGTCTTTGTCCTACAGAGAACACTCTGCACCAAAAAAGTAATCCTGGATTCATAATTGGAAAAACATTTTGTAAATTAAGATCTAATACCTCCCTCTTCAAACTGGAAGGAAATGGAAATACAACTTATGACAAGGCTTATTGATAACCTCAGCACATATTTTTTATTCACCAAACATCAGACTCTAGCTAGCACTAACTGTAACAAGGTCATGACTATCTGCTTTGCATAGATCAGGGATGTGCAACTTTGACGCGGTGCCCCCCACACGCCATTTTAGTGGCCCCCCTAGTGAAAgctaaaacaaaacaataaagttttaaagttaatttcctgcaattctacacattttgccatggtgtgGATGGGTGATTTTGCAATTTTCTaactcatttcatttcattttgccatggggcgcaTATTTTgtgttgcagttttacagctaaatGTTTGCCGTTTTTAATATAATCAATGGGCCCCGGTCGGTAAAGCAACCATGGCCGCTAAACTAACTTAccaatgaaaaaaaaacatggaCATGGGCTAATTAGGCCTTTCCTGCAGTCATTGACCAAATGcaccctctttggcctcatgggtggaatgttattaatatatttttcatttttaaaaaCCTGACAAAttcagtgtttctatgtcaaatagttttgttatatttcagtcttctgtgatgtatataaagtgtaatattgggatgtaaactcaaaatggaatacatttcaactctatatctggcATGGTATAGCTGTCTTctgtttttaagcccataaccatgtgtgtgaggtgtacacTTTGTTTCTAAgtggatttgtttaagactaccaagaaacactctgtgtgaccctgattcagCCCACTGCAATTAAAAGTATTGCTGacgcacaaccaaatttcgaaattgcaccttgtgtattctactattctcactctcaacagtaagttgagaccccgactgagtccccccccccaaacaaatactgtatatatgtatttatttcatTGGTGTGCGGGCCTACAAAATGGGGgccaccagttgcccatccctagcATACATAATACAGGACGTTGCTAAACGTCTCACTGCTGCAATTAGTCAAAATGAGAAGCTTTATTCCACTTTcaaatgtaggctatatgttgGATAATTGCTTGAATCTAAATTACATGCCAGGATTGATACACGTGGTTTTTATACAGTTCACAAAAAGCAGTGAGTAGTTAAATAATTACATTGAGTCCAGGAATAGAAATGATTGGTGCAGAGGAAAGCAATAGGCAAATTAGACCCTGGGTATTTGATCTTCCTAATGACCTCCATAGCAACCAAAAACTTGGTAACGTTAATTGTTCTCCTAATTATTAAGCTCTGTCGAACCTTTCGATCCTCATTGAAAGGGCATCATCTTGGAGAATAGGGCAGAGGAAAGTGTGTGTCCTTGATGCATATTGTATGAGGATATTTATGGCATGATTTTCTAGGGTTCTGTGAGCTGACATTTTGGCGCCATAGCGTGGTGATGGACAGCACTTGAACAGTGGACATAAAAATGCATTTACTGGGGTTTATTAATTATGGAAGCCGTTTACCGTTTAAGAaccaaatggaagcaaacagaGTTAAACAAGagttctattggacaaattctggTAGGTCCATTCCCATTTCGTTCTAATTAAGAAATGTTTTGTAACAGAATTGGTGTAATGAATACACCACTAGCCTATTGCTACCCTCACACTGTCTCCTAGCTATGGATGAGGATTGGAACAAGGCTAATAAAGAACTACTCCTGATTCCTCATATCACATCAATGAGGTTCAGGAGACCAAATGGCTCTCTATTAGATCAGCATCATTTAGTCCCTAAATAATGAATGGGTGCATTAGCTCTTAGCGACTATTTAGCAGAGTAGCTAGCTCTCATAGTAGCAAAATGTTCTCCATGGAGGTAATAGTGCATTTAGGCTGCCAGCTGTACATGTATCAGAATAGTTTCTTCTCCACTGTGTAGTTTTCAAAGGTATAACAGAATGGCAGAAGAGGACTtgttgagaaagagagaagacagggaggtggtggtgagagagagaagacaggaaggTGGTGGTGAGAGAGGGATAGGAAAAGGTACATCTGTCAATCAGTCAAACACTTTAATGTGGCAATACAATTCAAGTAACAAACAATTCACAGGACCATACACAAATCATTGTCACAACCCCTGCTCCTCCTCACCACCTCATCCCTGCCTTTGCTTGTGTCTGGGATGAGCCTTACAGAACACAAACAGACGTCCCCGCCGCACCACAAAGAAGCAATCTTTACAGCGGCGTTTCAGAGCACTCTTGGTTTTCATCCCTACAGCGGGCTGGAGGCAGGCCAGGTGCTGACACTGGCCCTGGAGGGCGACCCGACCCTGGGAAGAAGATCCAGGGGAGAAGGCCAAGGGCTGGATGGGTCTACCTGGCGTCAGGAGCACTCTGGCTGGGTAGGATGTAAGGGAGGAAAGGCATCgggagatgatggtggtggtgatcgGGTAGGTTCGGCTGAGGGTGATCCGGGTCAGATGGCGGGTTAGGGAGCTGACGAGGTGGTTCAACAGGAGTGGAGCCATGCTGTCACCAACAcctgcctggagagagagaacataaatacacacacacatacatatatattaggACGTATCTCAATAGTTTTCAGTTGCTTTGTTCTTTCCATTCCTTCATTATCACTGATCTGACAGAACATGGTAGGTGAAAGCAATATGATGGAAATCTATCCAGTCCTTTCAGCTACTAGTGGTATTGAAGGAGAGGAGGCAATCAAAACAATGCAGACAGAAATATAATATGCAGTGTCTATTATGCTTTGCTTATCTTGGATaatataaatgttttatatatatatataatataaatgttttatattatatatatatatatatatatatatatattatatatatatatatatattattattattattatttttgcagATTCTATCAGGCTACACAGTGCATGATTCTATCCaatgctggagactcatatctccctcactagctttaagcaccaactgtcagagcagctcacagatcactgcacctgtacatagcccatctgtaaactgcccatctatctacctacctcatccccatactgtatttatttatcttgctcctttgcacatcagtatctctacttgcacattcatcttctgcacatctaccattctagtgtttaattgctat encodes:
- the mrpl36 gene encoding 39S ribosomal protein L36, mitochondrial; translation: MAPLLLNHLVSSLTRHLTRITLSRTYPITTTIISRCLSSLTSYPARVLLTPGRPIQPLAFSPGSSSQGRVALQGQCQHLACLQPAVGMKTKSALKRRCKDCFFVVRRGRLFVFCKAHPRHKQRQG